The Crocosphaera subtropica ATCC 51142 genome includes a window with the following:
- a CDS encoding FAD-binding oxidoreductase: MTSAIASQLESLLDSPDLIPWENVDIAWKDRLQRTVANLSFPHYLIIPPNIETLTDIVTLAGKHKWSMVPCGNGSKLHWGGLLSDANVIISTQKLNQVIDYAVNDLTITVEAGIKLKELQAILEPHHQFLPIDPAYPEDATIGGIMATADTGSWRQRYGGIRDLVLGLSFVRWDGKIAKAGGKVVKNVAGYDLMKLLTGSYGTLGIISTVTFRLYPIPQASGTLVMTGAAEDINTMAKTLLQSGLQPTAAEMVSPSVVKSLELGEDMGVIVRFQSIPESVDEQTKQVQAIAEKLNLKTDFYEDKIEQNLWKRLQELIRVFNTNSVITGKIGIIPNKMINWVNKLNELTPENGWAMINLNTGIGQFKLDLEPSLGILKQLRSLSQENRGFLTILEANQTIKKQFEPWGYYGSALPLMKQIKTKFDPHTLFSPSRFI; encoded by the coding sequence ATGACCTCTGCGATCGCCTCACAATTAGAATCATTATTAGACTCTCCTGATCTAATTCCTTGGGAAAATGTGGATATAGCGTGGAAAGATCGCTTACAAAGAACAGTTGCGAATCTTTCTTTTCCTCACTATTTGATCATTCCCCCTAATATTGAAACCCTAACGGATATTGTTACATTAGCTGGCAAACATAAATGGTCAATGGTTCCCTGTGGAAATGGAAGTAAGTTACATTGGGGTGGTTTGCTATCTGATGCTAATGTGATCATTAGTACCCAAAAGCTGAATCAAGTAATTGATTATGCAGTGAATGACTTAACGATCACTGTGGAAGCAGGCATAAAATTAAAAGAGTTACAAGCTATTTTAGAACCCCATCATCAATTTTTACCCATTGACCCTGCCTACCCGGAGGATGCGACTATCGGAGGTATTATGGCCACAGCAGACACAGGATCGTGGCGACAACGTTACGGAGGAATACGGGATCTGGTGTTAGGACTGTCTTTCGTGCGATGGGATGGAAAAATTGCGAAAGCAGGGGGAAAAGTGGTTAAAAATGTGGCAGGATATGACTTAATGAAGTTATTGACAGGATCTTACGGCACATTAGGCATTATTTCTACTGTTACCTTCCGATTGTATCCTATCCCCCAAGCATCAGGAACTCTAGTAATGACGGGGGCAGCCGAAGATATCAACACAATGGCAAAAACCTTGTTACAATCAGGATTACAACCCACAGCTGCTGAAATGGTTTCCCCGTCTGTGGTGAAAAGTTTAGAGTTAGGGGAAGACATGGGCGTAATTGTGCGCTTTCAAAGCATACCAGAAAGTGTTGATGAACAAACTAAACAGGTACAGGCGATCGCTGAAAAATTGAACTTAAAAACAGATTTTTATGAAGATAAAATTGAACAAAATCTATGGAAACGATTACAAGAATTAATTAGAGTTTTTAACACAAACTCGGTAATAACAGGCAAAATAGGAATAATCCCCAATAAAATGATTAACTGGGTAAATAAGTTAAATGAATTAACACCAGAAAATGGATGGGCAATGATTAATCTTAATACTGGTATTGGACAGTTTAAATTAGACTTAGAACCCAGTTTAGGCATTTTAAAACAACTGCGATCGCTGTCTCAAGAAAATAGAGGATTTTTAACGATTTTAGAAGCGAATCAAACCATCAAAAAGCAATTTGAACCTTGGGGATATTATGGTAGTGCTTTACCTTTAATGAAACAAATTAAAACCAAATTTGATCCCCATACCTTATTTAGTCCTTCCCGTTTTATTTAG
- a CDS encoding sulfotransferase family 2 domain-containing protein encodes MVLVSHKHKFIYMKTRKTAGTSVEIFFEPFCRPPKQEAHFTDLIISDVGIVGARGGNPNTKDWFNHIPAYLVKEKLGLSKWDTYFKFCVIRNPWDKMVSTYWYNKNKNNKLPDFKTWLFNWYFKYVPKRNVQDWIQSFPRKTSYITWLKKSPLIPQSTNIIDRNIYTINNKLALNYYIRFENLSDGIEEVCQKLNLPCDLQKLGNYKASYRQKQRHYSEYYDQETMNIVSKIFAKEIQEFSYQFGD; translated from the coding sequence ATGGTATTGGTATCTCATAAACATAAATTCATATATATGAAGACAAGGAAAACAGCAGGAACTTCTGTTGAGATTTTTTTTGAACCTTTTTGTCGTCCTCCTAAACAAGAAGCTCATTTCACCGATTTAATTATCTCAGATGTTGGTATTGTAGGTGCAAGAGGAGGTAATCCAAATACAAAAGATTGGTTTAACCACATACCTGCTTACTTAGTTAAAGAGAAACTAGGTTTATCAAAATGGGATACTTATTTTAAATTTTGTGTCATTAGAAATCCTTGGGACAAAATGGTTTCAACCTATTGGTACAATAAGAACAAGAATAATAAACTTCCTGATTTTAAAACTTGGTTATTTAATTGGTATTTTAAATATGTTCCTAAAAGAAATGTACAGGATTGGATACAAAGTTTTCCCCGCAAAACTAGCTATATAACCTGGCTTAAAAAGTCTCCCTTAATTCCTCAATCAACTAATATAATAGATCGAAATATTTATACAATTAATAATAAGCTTGCTCTAAATTATTATATTCGTTTTGAAAATCTATCAGATGGAATTGAAGAAGTTTGTCAGAAACTCAATCTTCCTTGCGATTTACAAAAGTTAGGAAACTATAAAGCTTCGTATAGACAAAAGCAACGTCATTATAGTGAGTATTATGATCAAGAAACGATGAATATAGTCTCAAAGATTTTTGCCAAAGAAATTCAAGAGTTCTCTTATCAATTTGGAGATTAG
- a CDS encoding ATP-binding protein, with product MNNHYQEEPIHQIGCIQPHGVLLVLKEPELKIIQASQNIADHLGILTEELLGKNLDTLLNENQINKINQYLEKKEFQGVSCLELTVTTQKDEKLSYLGNIHRYDQVLLLELERYIHQEDISLIDFYQGSQISIDQIKNNLTFEEICQISAQEIRKISRFDRVMIYQFDHDWHGKVIAESKIENIESYLGLHFPAEDIPPISRHLFSLQPLRLIPDINYQPIGLLPANNPITENRLDLSYSLLRGVSPIHIEYLRNMGVAASMTISLLKDGQLWGLIACHHKTPKFVSPGIRIACKSLAKILKLELTNLLKTGDFQYNLHIQETEKKLLESISTSEDFLNGLVEQKINILGLFKANGAAIYLEDDYETVGECPDKKQVLDLIKWLHKKYDQPIFYTNNLPNIYTKSEAYKSVASGILVIILCNNPCQYILWFRPEEKQIVNWAGSPNEIVHIDENKKLHPRNSFKQWEEVVRGKSLPWQPVEIEAALELRKSILEIGFQQMNKVSKFNHELKQKNQDLDAFAYIASHDLKEPLRGIYNYANFLLEDYSDRLDDNGVYQLETLVRLSKKMGDLLDSLLEYSRLGRVDFSYEEVNLNEVIEQVLDMIKGRWEENSVTLNIPRFLPTIKADSARLHDLYMNLLSNSIKYNDKEEKIIEIGYFTPEEMASSFSKPKLDELNQPHLIFYVSDNGIGISSEHKSKIFQIFKRLHPPEHYGGGTGIGLTIVQKIIERHRGYIWIDSIVDQGTTFYFTLTQ from the coding sequence ATGAATAATCATTATCAAGAAGAACCAATCCATCAGATAGGTTGTATTCAACCTCATGGTGTTTTATTAGTTCTCAAAGAACCAGAGTTAAAGATTATTCAAGCAAGCCAAAATATTGCTGATCATTTAGGTATTTTGACTGAGGAATTATTAGGAAAAAACTTAGATACTCTCCTTAATGAGAATCAAATAAATAAGATTAATCAGTATCTCGAAAAAAAAGAGTTCCAAGGGGTCAGTTGCTTAGAGTTGACAGTAACAACTCAAAAGGATGAAAAATTATCTTATCTTGGAAATATTCATCGTTATGATCAAGTCTTATTATTAGAATTAGAAAGATATATCCATCAAGAAGACATTTCATTAATTGATTTTTATCAAGGGAGTCAAATTTCAATTGATCAAATCAAAAATAATCTTACTTTTGAGGAAATTTGTCAAATTTCGGCACAAGAAATTCGCAAAATTTCAAGATTTGATCGGGTTATGATTTATCAATTTGATCATGATTGGCATGGAAAAGTCATTGCAGAATCAAAAATTGAAAATATAGAATCTTATTTAGGATTACATTTTCCAGCAGAAGATATTCCTCCTATATCTAGACATCTTTTTAGTTTGCAACCTTTAAGATTAATTCCTGATATTAACTATCAACCGATTGGTTTATTACCTGCAAATAATCCTATCACAGAAAATAGGTTAGACCTTAGTTACTCTCTGTTAAGAGGGGTTTCTCCTATTCATATAGAATACTTACGAAATATGGGAGTTGCTGCTTCTATGACTATTTCTTTACTTAAAGATGGTCAATTGTGGGGCTTAATTGCTTGTCATCACAAGACTCCTAAATTTGTAAGTCCTGGGATAAGAATAGCTTGCAAGTCCTTGGCTAAAATTTTAAAACTAGAATTAACTAATCTTTTAAAAACTGGTGATTTTCAATACAATTTGCATATCCAAGAAACTGAAAAGAAATTATTAGAATCAATTTCTACAAGCGAAGATTTTTTAAATGGTTTAGTGGAACAGAAAATAAATATTTTAGGGTTATTTAAGGCGAATGGAGCAGCAATTTATCTAGAAGATGATTATGAAACTGTTGGAGAATGCCCTGATAAAAAACAAGTGCTTGATTTGATTAAATGGTTGCACAAAAAATATGATCAACCCATATTTTATACTAATAATTTGCCAAATATTTACACAAAATCAGAAGCATACAAATCAGTTGCTAGTGGAATTCTAGTTATTATATTATGTAATAATCCCTGCCAATATATTCTTTGGTTTAGACCAGAAGAAAAACAAATTGTTAATTGGGCAGGAAGTCCTAATGAAATAGTTCATATCGATGAAAATAAAAAATTACATCCTAGAAACTCTTTTAAACAGTGGGAAGAAGTGGTAAGAGGAAAATCCTTGCCCTGGCAACCTGTAGAAATTGAGGCAGCCTTAGAATTAAGAAAATCAATTTTAGAAATTGGGTTTCAACAGATGAATAAAGTGTCAAAATTTAATCATGAATTAAAACAAAAAAATCAAGATTTAGATGCGTTTGCTTATATAGCTTCCCACGATCTCAAAGAACCCTTGCGAGGAATTTATAATTATGCTAATTTTCTCCTAGAAGATTATAGCGATCGCTTAGATGATAATGGAGTTTATCAGTTAGAAACCCTAGTTCGTTTAAGTAAAAAAATGGGGGATCTCCTCGACTCGTTACTGGAATATTCCCGACTGGGAAGAGTTGATTTTTCCTATGAAGAAGTCAACCTCAATGAAGTGATTGAACAAGTATTAGATATGATCAAAGGAAGATGGGAAGAAAACTCAGTCACCTTAAATATTCCCCGTTTCTTACCAACAATTAAGGCTGATAGTGCAAGATTACATGATTTATATATGAATTTACTCAGTAATAGTATAAAATATAATGATAAAGAGGAAAAAATCATTGAAATTGGTTATTTTACCCCAGAAGAGATGGCTTCATCCTTTTCTAAACCTAAACTCGATGAATTAAATCAGCCTCACCTTATTTTCTATGTTAGCGATAATGGCATAGGAATTTCTTCTGAACATAAAAGTAAGATTTTTCAAATATTTAAACGCCTACATCCACCAGAACATTATGGAGGAGGAACAGGTATTGGTTTAACCATTGTTCAAAAAATTATTGAACGTCATCGTGGATACATTTGGATTGATTCAATCGTTGATCAAGGTACAACTTTTTACTTTACGTTAACCCAGTAA
- a CDS encoding PH domain-containing protein, giving the protein MSQVFPMVPASSKTLWSIGILAVLMLGVLCLCLLIAYSSQQVKFEIDQQQLMIKGDLYGRNIPLKTLVIEEAKVIQLDQSSSYRPRWRTNGIGLPGYRSGWFKLKNGEKALLFVTELKEVVYLPTLDNYSLLMSVKNPDDFVEALKN; this is encoded by the coding sequence ATGAGTCAAGTTTTTCCAATGGTTCCCGCCTCATCGAAAACCCTTTGGTCAATTGGAATTTTGGCTGTTTTAATGTTAGGGGTATTATGTCTTTGTTTATTGATCGCTTATTCATCCCAACAAGTTAAATTTGAAATTGATCAGCAACAACTGATGATTAAAGGAGATTTATACGGTCGCAATATTCCTTTAAAGACTTTAGTAATTGAGGAAGCTAAAGTGATTCAGTTAGATCAATCTTCTTCTTATCGACCTCGTTGGCGAACCAATGGTATTGGATTACCTGGATATCGTTCAGGATGGTTTAAACTTAAAAATGGAGAAAAAGCCCTTTTATTTGTAACTGAATTAAAAGAGGTTGTTTATCTTCCAACCCTTGATAATTACTCTCTTTTAATGAGTGTTAAAAATCCTGACGATTTTGTTGAAGCACTTAAAAATTAG
- a CDS encoding histone deacetylase family protein, producing MFPIIYSDTFLDHDTGSFHPESPQRLESIVKALKTVSWRDRLQWQQPTNPTQRDPIPHIRNIHTDNYIKGVQALAAKGGGFIDGDTIVSPQSYNVALLAVNAWLDGVDTVLATEKPAFVLCRPPGHHAVQTRGMGFCLFSNAAIAAHYALQCDGIERVAILDWDVHHGNGTQAIVENNPNIAYCSLHQFPAYPGTGQGDETGKYHNVLNIPMEPGSDLKRYQVAFKEQVIPFLSGFQGDLLIVSAGYDANQADPLASINLQPTDYGIFTQQLLTITSRILFGLEGGYDLSALAESVVATIEVCLHK from the coding sequence ATGTTTCCTATTATTTATTCCGATACTTTTCTAGACCATGATACAGGCAGCTTTCACCCCGAAAGCCCTCAACGTTTAGAATCGATTGTGAAAGCATTAAAAACTGTTTCTTGGCGTGATCGCCTACAATGGCAACAGCCAACCAACCCCACACAACGAGATCCGATTCCCCATATACGAAATATTCATACTGATAACTATATCAAGGGAGTCCAAGCTTTAGCAGCCAAGGGAGGGGGTTTTATAGACGGGGACACCATTGTATCTCCTCAGAGTTATAATGTCGCTTTATTAGCGGTCAATGCTTGGTTAGATGGGGTTGACACAGTGTTAGCAACGGAGAAACCGGCTTTTGTGTTGTGTCGTCCCCCTGGTCATCACGCTGTCCAAACAAGAGGGATGGGGTTTTGCTTGTTTTCCAATGCTGCGATCGCTGCTCATTATGCCCTACAATGTGATGGGATAGAACGAGTCGCTATTTTAGATTGGGATGTGCATCACGGCAATGGAACCCAGGCGATCGTAGAAAACAATCCCAATATTGCCTATTGTTCCTTGCATCAGTTTCCTGCTTATCCTGGGACTGGTCAAGGGGATGAAACAGGAAAGTATCATAACGTTTTGAATATTCCTATGGAACCAGGAAGCGACTTAAAAAGGTACCAAGTGGCTTTTAAAGAGCAAGTCATACCGTTTTTAAGCGGGTTTCAAGGGGATCTTTTAATTGTCAGTGCAGGTTATGATGCAAATCAAGCGGACCCTCTAGCATCTATTAATCTTCAACCGACAGATTACGGCATTTTTACGCAACAATTATTAACAATAACCTCTCGTATTTTATTTGGGTTAGAAGGAGGTTATGATTTATCTGCTTTAGCTGAGTCTGTGGTTGCAACCATTGAAGTTTGTTTACATAAATAA
- a CDS encoding (Fe-S)-binding protein — MQLSDNSNSTFNFQEVLEEEIKGFDSKNPPKQELIDSCVHCGFCLSTCPSYRVIGKEMDSPRGRIYLMDAINNGQAALDETTTQHFDSCLGCLACVSTCPSGVQYDNLISATRPQVERNQPRNFSDKIIRSIIFNFFPYPKRLQIFLPLLWVYQQLGIQKLIRGTGLLKRLFPRLAAMESILPQITLKSFKQTYPNVIPAQGKKRYRVGMVLGCVQRLFFSPVNEATVRVLTANGCEVVIPKTQGCCAALPAHQGQEKQAQALAKQMIDSFANTDVDYIIINAAGCGHTLKEYGHILADDVEYQEKGKQFSNQVKDIQEFLAEIELTTPLSPLTDDDLPLVYQDACHLLHGQKISLQPRQLLKQIPGIILKEPIDAALCCGSAGVYNMLQPEVADELGQQKVSNLTNTGAKLIASPNPGCSLQIKKHLNQQGKDIKLMHPIELLDYSIRGDKIQL, encoded by the coding sequence ATGCAACTTTCTGATAACTCCAATAGTACTTTTAATTTTCAAGAAGTTTTAGAAGAAGAAATAAAAGGATTTGACTCCAAAAATCCTCCCAAACAAGAATTAATTGATAGTTGTGTTCATTGTGGCTTTTGTTTATCGACCTGTCCCAGTTATCGAGTTATCGGTAAAGAAATGGACTCTCCCAGGGGAAGAATTTATTTGATGGATGCTATTAATAATGGACAAGCAGCTTTAGATGAAACAACCACTCAACATTTTGACAGTTGTTTAGGCTGTTTGGCTTGTGTTTCTACCTGTCCATCGGGGGTACAGTACGATAATTTAATTTCAGCTACAAGACCCCAAGTTGAGCGAAATCAACCGAGAAACTTCTCCGATAAAATTATTAGAAGTATTATTTTTAATTTCTTTCCTTATCCTAAGAGATTACAAATTTTTCTCCCCTTACTTTGGGTGTATCAACAGTTAGGAATTCAGAAACTTATACGAGGAACAGGACTATTAAAAAGGCTGTTTCCCCGTTTAGCGGCAATGGAGTCTATTCTACCTCAAATAACCCTAAAATCTTTCAAGCAAACCTATCCTAATGTGATACCGGCACAAGGCAAAAAACGTTATCGTGTAGGAATGGTTTTAGGATGTGTTCAACGATTATTTTTCTCCCCTGTTAATGAAGCGACTGTGAGAGTCTTAACTGCTAATGGTTGTGAAGTGGTTATTCCGAAGACTCAAGGGTGTTGTGCAGCATTACCGGCACACCAGGGACAAGAAAAACAAGCACAAGCTTTAGCAAAACAGATGATTGATAGTTTTGCTAATACGGATGTTGATTATATCATTATCAATGCAGCAGGATGTGGTCATACTTTAAAAGAATATGGTCATATTTTAGCTGACGATGTAGAGTATCAAGAAAAAGGAAAACAATTTTCAAATCAAGTTAAAGATATCCAAGAATTTTTAGCAGAAATTGAATTAACAACCCCATTATCTCCTTTAACTGATGATGATTTACCATTAGTTTATCAAGATGCGTGTCATCTGTTACATGGGCAAAAAATTAGCTTACAACCTCGTCAGCTTCTTAAACAAATTCCAGGGATAATATTAAAAGAACCCATTGATGCAGCTTTGTGTTGTGGGAGTGCAGGAGTTTATAATATGTTACAACCAGAGGTAGCAGATGAATTAGGACAACAAAAAGTTAGTAACTTAACGAATACAGGGGCAAAATTAATTGCCTCTCCTAACCCCGGCTGTTCTTTGCAAATTAAAAAACATTTAAACCAACAAGGAAAAGATATAAAATTAATGCACCCGATTGAATTATTAGATTATTCCATTAGAGGAGATAAAATTCAACTTTAG
- the mfd gene encoding transcription-repair coupling factor, which translates to MVFSSLINTLQKSPLTKELLDKLKGNNELGLKGINRLPKGLISSALAQANQQNLLVICATLEEAGRWTAQLEIMGWKTVNFYPTTEASPYEPFNPESEMIWGQMQVLSNLNISENNNNNYAIVTTEKALQPHLPPPDIFHTHCLKLQAGMTEKSKKFDEGLVKLGYERVNLVEVEGQWSRRGDIVDIFPVSSEVPIRLEWFGDELEKIREFDPATQRSLDSIENILLTPISFNTIIANTIKENNNNLDDYLSEEETEDLKNYNYPPGMQRFLGLAFDEPACILDYLSPNTLCVFDEIEQCESHSDRWLDYIEENWQDQEKNLPKIHRSFNDSFQLTQELPKLYLSELSEVNNTNALDLSSRPLPTTPHQFAKLAEILRGKREIYSGITLDKYATWLISAQPSRTVSLLQEHDCPAQFIPNPRDYPAINKSHIQGTAIALKYSGLAELEGFILPTFRIVVVTDKEFFGQHVLATAGYIRKRRRATSKKVDLQQLHPGDYVVHKSHGIGKFLKLESLATREYLVVQYADGILRIPADSFDSLSRYRHTGSTPPQLHKMTGKTWQKSKQKVRKNIKKLAVDLINLYAKRAKNTGFTYPLDTPWQQELEDSFPYQPTPDQLKAIQDVKIDLESDRPMDRLVCGDVGFGKTEVAVRAIFKAVTSGHKQVAFLAPTTILTQQHYHTLKERFAPYPINIGLLNRFRTTSEKKEIIQRLATGELDIVVGTQQLLGKSVKFKDLGLLVVDEEQRFGVNQKEKIKEIKSHVDVLTLTATPIPRTLYMSLSGIREMSLITTPPPSRRPIKTHLSRYNPDVVRTAIRNELDRGGQVFYVVPRVEGIEEVAAQIKTMVPSARMAIAHGQMDVNELEITMLSFNNGDADILVCTTIVESGLDIPRVNTIIVEDAQKFGLAQLYQLRGRVGRSGIQAHAWLLYPSKAQLTETARQRLRALQEFSQLGSGYQLATRDMEIRGVGNLLGAEQSGQMESIGFELYMEMLQEAIREIQGQEIPKVEDTQIDLQLTAFIPTEYIPDMEQKMSAYRGIAVANSKKELAQIAAEWNDRYGNLPVPVEQLLQVMELKQLAKSLGFSRIKPEGKQHIVLETPMEEPAWKLLQEKLPEHLRSRFVYTPKKVTVRGLGVMKPQKQLESLIEWFGRMQDAIINGEQ; encoded by the coding sequence ATGGTTTTCTCTTCACTAATTAATACATTACAAAAATCCCCCTTAACTAAGGAACTTTTAGACAAACTCAAAGGAAATAATGAATTAGGATTAAAAGGAATTAATCGATTACCAAAAGGGTTAATTTCTTCAGCTTTAGCTCAAGCTAACCAACAAAACCTATTAGTCATTTGTGCTACCTTAGAAGAAGCCGGAAGATGGACAGCACAACTGGAAATTATGGGGTGGAAAACAGTGAATTTCTACCCGACGACTGAAGCCTCTCCCTACGAACCATTTAATCCTGAATCAGAAATGATTTGGGGACAAATGCAGGTATTATCTAATCTTAATATATCAGAAAATAATAATAATAACTATGCTATTGTTACTACAGAAAAAGCCTTACAACCCCATTTACCACCCCCTGATATTTTCCATACCCACTGCTTAAAATTACAAGCAGGAATGACAGAAAAATCTAAAAAATTTGACGAAGGTTTAGTTAAATTAGGGTACGAAAGAGTTAATTTAGTCGAAGTCGAAGGTCAGTGGAGTCGCCGAGGTGATATTGTTGATATCTTTCCCGTTTCTTCAGAAGTTCCTATAAGATTAGAATGGTTTGGAGACGAATTAGAAAAAATCAGAGAATTTGATCCTGCTACTCAGCGATCGCTTGATTCTATAGAAAATATATTGTTAACTCCCATTAGCTTTAATACCATTATTGCTAACACTATTAAAGAGAATAATAATAACCTAGATGATTATTTATCTGAAGAAGAAACAGAAGACTTAAAAAACTATAATTATCCCCCAGGAATGCAGCGATTTTTAGGACTAGCATTTGATGAACCAGCTTGCATTTTAGACTATTTATCCCCCAATACGCTCTGTGTTTTCGATGAAATTGAACAATGTGAATCCCATAGCGATCGCTGGTTAGACTATATAGAAGAAAATTGGCAAGATCAGGAAAAAAACTTACCCAAAATTCACAGAAGTTTTAATGATTCTTTTCAATTAACGCAAGAATTGCCTAAATTATATCTCTCGGAACTGTCAGAAGTTAACAATACAAATGCCTTAGATTTATCCAGTCGTCCCCTACCAACCACTCCCCATCAATTTGCTAAACTCGCAGAAATATTAAGGGGAAAACGAGAAATTTATAGTGGTATTACCTTGGATAAATATGCCACTTGGTTGATTTCTGCTCAACCTTCTCGTACTGTCTCTCTATTACAAGAACACGATTGTCCAGCGCAATTTATTCCTAATCCCCGTGATTATCCAGCTATTAATAAATCCCATATCCAAGGAACAGCGATCGCTCTAAAATATTCAGGGTTAGCAGAACTAGAAGGCTTTATTTTACCGACCTTTCGCATTGTTGTTGTTACCGATAAAGAATTTTTTGGACAGCACGTTTTAGCCACTGCAGGATACATTAGAAAGCGTCGTCGTGCTACATCTAAAAAAGTTGATTTACAACAACTGCATCCTGGGGATTATGTGGTTCATAAAAGTCACGGAATTGGTAAATTTTTGAAGTTAGAAAGTTTAGCAACCCGTGAATATTTAGTGGTACAATACGCCGATGGCATTTTAAGAATTCCGGCTGATTCCTTTGATAGTTTATCCCGTTACCGTCATACTGGTTCAACCCCTCCCCAACTCCATAAAATGACGGGGAAAACCTGGCAGAAATCGAAGCAAAAAGTCCGTAAAAATATTAAAAAATTAGCCGTTGATCTCATCAATTTGTACGCAAAACGAGCAAAAAATACAGGGTTTACTTATCCCCTTGACACCCCTTGGCAGCAAGAATTAGAAGACTCTTTTCCCTATCAACCCACCCCTGATCAACTGAAAGCCATACAAGACGTTAAAATAGACTTAGAAAGCGATCGCCCGATGGATCGGTTAGTGTGTGGTGACGTGGGGTTTGGGAAGACAGAAGTAGCCGTTAGAGCCATTTTTAAAGCCGTTACCAGTGGTCATAAACAAGTGGCATTTTTAGCCCCTACCACCATCTTAACCCAACAACATTATCATACCTTAAAAGAACGATTTGCTCCCTATCCTATTAATATTGGACTATTAAATAGATTTCGCACAACCTCAGAAAAAAAAGAGATTATCCAACGCTTAGCTACAGGAGAATTAGATATAGTAGTAGGAACACAACAACTCTTAGGAAAAAGCGTTAAATTCAAAGACTTAGGCTTATTGGTAGTGGATGAAGAACAACGATTTGGTGTTAATCAAAAAGAGAAGATTAAAGAGATAAAAAGCCATGTGGATGTTCTTACTTTGACCGCAACACCCATTCCCCGAACCTTATATATGTCCCTATCAGGAATACGGGAAATGAGCTTAATTACGACACCTCCGCCCTCTCGTCGTCCTATTAAAACCCATTTATCTCGTTATAATCCTGATGTAGTAAGAACCGCTATTCGTAATGAATTAGATCGAGGGGGACAAGTTTTTTATGTGGTTCCTAGAGTCGAAGGAATTGAAGAAGTTGCAGCCCAAATAAAAACGATGGTTCCTAGTGCAAGAATGGCTATTGCTCACGGACAAATGGATGTTAACGAATTAGAAATAACTATGTTAAGTTTTAACAATGGAGATGCAGATATTCTGGTTTGTACCACTATTGTTGAGTCTGGGTTAGACATTCCTAGGGTTAATACAATTATTGTAGAAGATGCTCAGAAATTTGGGTTAGCCCAACTGTATCAACTGAGAGGAAGAGTCGGCCGATCTGGTATTCAAGCACACGCTTGGTTATTGTATCCTAGTAAAGCTCAACTAACAGAAACAGCCAGGCAAAGATTAAGAGCATTACAGGAATTTAGTCAGCTAGGATCAGGCTATCAATTAGCTACTCGTGACATGGAAATTCGAGGGGTTGGTAACTTATTGGGAGCCGAACAATCGGGACAAATGGAGTCCATTGGCTTTGAATTATATATGGAGATGTTACAAGAAGCCATCCGAGAAATTCAAGGCCAAGAAATACCAAAAGTAGAAGATACCCAAATTGACTTACAATTAACTGCCTTTATTCCGACGGAATATATTCCCGATATGGAACAAAAAATGTCGGCTTACCGTGGAATTGCGGTTGCTAACTCTAAGAAAGAATTAGCCCAAATTGCAGCAGAATGGAATGATCGCTATGGAAATTTACCTGTTCCAGTTGAACAATTATTGCAAGTAATGGAACTCAAACAATTAGCCAAATCTTTGGGCTTTTCTCGTATTAAACCCGAAGGAAAACAACACATCGTCTTAGAAACGCCGATGGAAGAACCGGCTTGGAAACTATTACAAGAAAAATTACCCGAACATTTGCGATCGAGGTTTGTTTATACCCCTAAAAAAGTGACTGTCAGGGGGTTAGGAGTTATGAAACCCCAAAAACAACTAGAAAGCTTAATAGAATGGTTCGGAAGGATGCAAGATGCGATTATAAACGGTGAACAGTAG